Proteins from one Phyllobacterium zundukense genomic window:
- a CDS encoding DNA polymerase III subunit gamma/tau, with the protein MNTMADSAYRVLARKYRPQNFDDLIGQEPMVRTLTNAFETGRIAQAWMLTGVRGVGKTTTARILARALNYKTTDIDKPTIDLSVPGEHCQAIMEGRHVDVIEMDAASHTGIDDIREIIEQVRYRPVSARYKVYIIDEVHMLSNQAFNGLLKTLEEPPPHVKFIFATTEIRKVPITVLSRCQRFDLRRIDTSLLIGHLKKIADLEAITVDDASLSMIARAGEGSVRDSLSIFDQAIAHGAGTVDAGAVRSMLGLADRARIIDLFEMLMRGDVASALREFRAQYDVGADPSVVLTDLADFNHLVTRIRFTPDVADDISLSEDERTRGKDFSEKLSIRVLSRTWQMLLKGITEVDNSSRPVQAAEMLLIRLAHAADLPTLDEALKSLEEGGPLTAQAPRSDGPRPGNGGGAVARSIDAIASARGAINSNGGATMRLVEPAARSEPIAPPAIEQAAPTVPVNSIEDVIALAEKQRDMQFKIMVKNCVRLVTIKPGRLEINLTDNAPKTLLTDLSQRLSDWTGIRWMVSLSREQGNATINETETAKRDSLLSDARSDPDVAAILSRFPGAKIINVRIAAPAGQADNEIIEGAATSGDTLAPIEEDD; encoded by the coding sequence ATGAACACCATGGCAGACAGCGCCTATCGCGTGCTCGCCCGCAAATATCGCCCGCAGAATTTTGACGATCTGATCGGCCAGGAGCCGATGGTCCGTACATTGACCAATGCGTTCGAGACCGGCCGCATTGCGCAGGCATGGATGCTGACGGGCGTCCGTGGGGTCGGCAAGACGACGACTGCACGTATCCTCGCACGCGCGCTCAATTATAAGACAACTGACATCGACAAGCCGACGATCGATCTTTCGGTGCCGGGCGAACATTGCCAGGCGATCATGGAAGGCCGCCATGTCGACGTGATCGAGATGGATGCCGCTTCCCACACGGGTATCGACGACATCCGCGAGATTATCGAGCAGGTGCGGTATCGCCCCGTTTCGGCGCGCTACAAGGTCTACATCATCGACGAAGTGCACATGCTCTCCAATCAGGCCTTCAACGGGCTGTTGAAGACTCTCGAAGAACCGCCGCCCCATGTAAAATTCATCTTTGCCACCACGGAAATCCGCAAGGTTCCGATTACTGTTTTGTCTCGCTGCCAGCGCTTTGACCTGCGCCGCATCGACACAAGTCTCCTGATCGGGCATTTGAAGAAGATTGCAGACCTCGAAGCAATCACCGTCGACGATGCATCGCTCAGCATGATTGCCCGGGCGGGCGAAGGGTCGGTGCGCGATTCGCTCTCGATCTTCGATCAGGCCATTGCCCATGGTGCGGGCACCGTCGATGCCGGGGCCGTTCGTTCAATGCTCGGCCTCGCGGATCGGGCTCGCATTATCGACTTGTTTGAGATGCTGATGCGCGGCGACGTTGCATCTGCCTTGCGTGAATTCCGTGCGCAATATGATGTAGGTGCAGACCCGAGCGTTGTGCTGACCGATCTTGCCGATTTCAATCATCTGGTGACGCGTATCCGTTTCACACCCGACGTGGCCGATGACATTTCCCTCTCGGAAGATGAACGGACGCGTGGCAAGGATTTTTCCGAGAAGCTGTCCATCCGGGTTCTGTCGCGGACCTGGCAGATGCTGCTTAAAGGCATAACCGAAGTCGACAATTCCAGCCGCCCTGTGCAGGCAGCGGAAATGCTGTTGATCCGGCTTGCCCATGCTGCCGACCTGCCGACGCTGGACGAGGCGTTGAAATCGCTGGAGGAGGGTGGACCGCTTACCGCTCAGGCTCCGCGCAGTGATGGCCCGCGTCCCGGAAATGGCGGTGGAGCCGTGGCACGTTCTATCGACGCGATCGCTTCGGCGCGCGGTGCGATCAACTCCAATGGTGGTGCCACCATGCGTCTGGTCGAACCTGCTGCAAGGTCCGAGCCGATCGCTCCGCCGGCAATCGAACAGGCGGCGCCCACGGTGCCGGTCAACAGTATCGAGGATGTCATCGCGCTGGCGGAAAAGCAGCGGGACATGCAATTCAAGATCATGGTCAAGAATTGTGTGCGGCTCGTCACGATCAAGCCGGGAAGGTTAGAAATCAACCTGACCGACAACGCGCCCAAAACGCTTTTGACCGACCTCTCTCAGAGGCTGAGTGATTGGACCGGTATTCGCTGGATGGTTTCGCTTTCGCGCGAGCAGGGCAATGCGACGATCAACGAGACCGAAACTGCGAAACGCGACTCACTTTTGAGCGATGCCAGGTCAGATCCGGATGTTGCGGCTATCCTGTCGAGATTTCCAGGCGCGAAGATTATAAATGTACGCATCGCGGCGCCAGCCGGACAAGCGGACAACGAAATCATCGAGGGTGCGGCTACCAGTGGTGATACACTGGCACCCATCGAAGAAGACGATTGA
- a CDS encoding HIT domain-containing protein codes for MMMFELDSKLAADTFSIARLGLCDLRLMNDRRWPWLILVPQRPNICEIHEMTPLDQTMLTFEAGIAAQALKTVVNCEKINTAAIGNIVRQLHLHVIARNSGDPAWPGPVWGFGKREPYEEKEAKAFANAILKAI; via the coding sequence ATCATGATGTTCGAACTCGATAGCAAGCTTGCAGCAGACACATTTTCCATTGCGAGACTGGGTCTCTGCGACCTGCGCCTGATGAATGACCGCCGCTGGCCATGGCTGATCCTGGTTCCACAGCGCCCGAATATCTGCGAGATCCATGAAATGACACCGCTCGATCAGACGATGCTCACCTTCGAGGCAGGAATCGCCGCACAGGCGCTGAAAACCGTGGTCAACTGCGAAAAAATCAACACAGCCGCCATCGGGAATATTGTCCGGCAGCTGCATCTGCATGTCATTGCGCGCAACAGCGGCGATCCTGCTTGGCCCGGACCAGTCTGGGGCTTTGGGAAGCGCGAGCCTTATGAGGAAAAAGAAGCAAAGGCCTTTGCGAACGCGATACTGAAGGCTATCTAA
- the nudC gene encoding NAD(+) diphosphatase, whose amino-acid sequence MPFHLFDAPDMEPSHFVGFAGNRINRHSEKRNDDVVATALANANARILLTGQGQVLVMGGDTGSALFSLQDATALLPAPDKTIYLGMQDDMPILASASGFDFAALPDSIRAFDYRSVYTQGLVPPDQLGAMAQAVSLLTWHENHKFCGRCGTETVMRDGGYRRTCPNCEAQHFPRTDPVAIMMVVHEDKCLLARGAHFGPGMYSCLAGFIEPGETIENAVRRETFEETNLPVGRVLYHASQPWPFPYSLMIGCHAEALSDEFMLDKAELEDGRWFSREEVVAMLDRSHPDGLMTPPPGAIAAHLIRSWVQSGV is encoded by the coding sequence ATGCCTTTTCACCTCTTCGATGCTCCGGATATGGAGCCAAGCCATTTCGTCGGCTTTGCCGGAAACAGGATCAATCGTCATTCGGAAAAGCGCAACGACGATGTGGTGGCCACTGCACTTGCCAACGCCAACGCTCGCATCCTGCTCACTGGTCAGGGCCAAGTGCTGGTTATGGGTGGCGACACGGGCAGTGCGCTATTCAGTCTGCAAGACGCAACAGCACTGTTACCTGCCCCGGACAAGACCATATATCTCGGTATGCAGGACGACATGCCGATTCTTGCCTCCGCCAGCGGCTTCGATTTTGCAGCCTTGCCGGATTCGATCAGGGCGTTCGACTACCGTTCCGTCTATACGCAAGGCCTCGTCCCGCCAGACCAGCTCGGCGCGATGGCGCAGGCTGTCTCGTTGCTGACATGGCACGAGAATCACAAGTTCTGCGGCCGGTGCGGCACTGAAACCGTGATGCGCGACGGAGGCTACCGGCGCACCTGCCCCAATTGCGAGGCACAGCATTTCCCTCGCACCGATCCGGTTGCGATCATGATGGTAGTACACGAAGACAAGTGTCTTCTGGCACGCGGCGCGCATTTCGGCCCTGGCATGTATTCCTGCCTCGCGGGCTTCATCGAACCAGGTGAAACGATCGAAAACGCTGTGCGCCGCGAGACGTTCGAGGAAACGAACCTGCCGGTCGGCCGCGTGCTTTATCATGCCAGCCAACCCTGGCCCTTCCCCTATTCACTAATGATCGGCTGCCATGCGGAGGCACTCTCCGACGAGTTCATGCTGGACAAGGCCGAACTTGAGGACGGGCGCTGGTTCTCTCGCGAGGAAGTTGTCGCGATGCTCGATCGCAGCCATCCTGACGGGCTGATGACCCCGCCGCCAGGCGCCATCGCTGCGCACCTCATTCGCAGTTGGGTGCAGAGCGGAGTTTAG
- a CDS encoding prephenate dehydratase, whose protein sequence is MAKTNRISFQGEPGANSDTACRDMFPDMEPMPCPTFEDAFNAVESGAADLAMIPIENTIAGRVADIHHLLPESRLHIVGEYFLPIHFQLMVLPGTKRNEITSVHSHIHALGQCRKYIRQNGWKPVIAGDTAGAARLVAEVKDKTMAALAPRLASSLYGLDILEEDVEDTENNVTRFVVLTKTKKWAPRRSDELMMTTFVFRVRNVPAALYKAMGGFATNMVNMTKLESYQIDGKFTATQFYADIEGHPDDKNVAHALDELEFFSKEVRILGVYPADTTFRSAQGEEE, encoded by the coding sequence ATGGCAAAGACCAACCGCATCTCTTTCCAGGGTGAACCTGGCGCGAACTCCGATACGGCGTGCCGCGACATGTTCCCGGATATGGAACCGATGCCGTGCCCAACATTCGAGGATGCATTCAACGCTGTGGAAAGCGGTGCGGCAGATCTCGCAATGATCCCTATCGAGAATACGATCGCCGGACGGGTCGCAGACATTCACCATCTGCTGCCAGAATCTCGCCTGCACATTGTGGGCGAATACTTCCTGCCGATCCATTTTCAGCTGATGGTGTTGCCGGGAACGAAACGCAACGAGATCACCTCGGTCCACAGCCATATTCATGCACTCGGCCAATGCCGAAAGTATATTCGTCAGAACGGCTGGAAGCCGGTGATTGCCGGTGATACGGCGGGAGCGGCGCGTCTCGTTGCGGAGGTCAAGGACAAGACGATGGCTGCACTGGCGCCGCGGCTTGCATCCAGTTTATACGGCCTCGATATTCTCGAAGAGGACGTGGAGGACACTGAAAACAATGTGACGCGCTTCGTGGTTTTGACCAAGACAAAGAAGTGGGCGCCGCGTAGGTCCGACGAACTCATGATGACGACCTTCGTTTTCCGCGTTCGAAATGTTCCTGCTGCGCTCTACAAGGCGATGGGCGGTTTTGCCACCAATATGGTCAACATGACGAAACTCGAGAGCTATCAGATCGACGGCAAGTTCACTGCAACCCAGTTTTATGCCGACATCGAGGGCCATCCGGACGACAAAAATGTCGCGCATGCGCTGGACGAACTGGAATTCTTCTCCAAGGAAGTGCGAATCCTCGGTGTTTATCCCGCCGATACGACTTTCCGCAGCGCGCAGGGTGAGGAAGAATAG
- a CDS encoding 3-deoxy-manno-octulosonate cytidylyltransferase yields the protein MKILTLIPARMASTRLPDKPLADIAGKPMIVHVAERARAAGLGRTVVATDNLDVKAAVEAHGLEAVMTRNDHESGSDRIYEALLALDPDRNVDAVVNVQGDLPTIETELIKRALLPLQNGPADIGTLGVEIRREDEKTNPNVVKIIGSPMGKDQLRALYFTRATAPWGEGPLYHHIGLYAYRRAALERFVGLGPSPLERRERLEQLRALEAGMRIDVEIVDSVPLGVDTPEDLERARDILTSI from the coding sequence ATGAAAATACTGACACTTATACCGGCGAGAATGGCTTCGACCCGACTCCCGGACAAGCCACTGGCCGATATCGCCGGCAAGCCGATGATCGTGCATGTGGCGGAACGGGCGAGGGCTGCGGGACTTGGCCGCACCGTGGTCGCAACTGATAATCTCGACGTCAAGGCGGCGGTCGAAGCGCACGGGCTCGAGGCAGTGATGACGCGCAATGATCACGAATCCGGTTCCGACCGCATCTATGAAGCATTGCTTGCCCTCGATCCCGACCGGAATGTCGACGCGGTGGTCAATGTCCAGGGTGACCTGCCGACCATCGAGACGGAGCTTATAAAGCGCGCACTGTTGCCGCTGCAAAACGGGCCCGCCGACATAGGCACGCTCGGCGTGGAAATCCGGCGCGAGGATGAGAAGACCAATCCGAACGTCGTAAAGATTATTGGCTCGCCCATGGGCAAAGACCAGCTGCGCGCGCTGTATTTCACCCGCGCAACCGCGCCTTGGGGGGAGGGCCCACTTTACCATCATATCGGGCTTTACGCCTATCGCCGCGCCGCTCTCGAACGTTTTGTCGGCCTCGGACCGTCGCCTCTGGAACGCCGCGAGCGGCTCGAACAGTTGCGCGCGCTGGAGGCCGGCATGCGCATCGATGTGGAAATCGTCGACTCGGTGCCGCTGGGCGTCGATACGCCCGAAGACCTCGAACGCGCACGAGACATTCTCACCTCTATCTAA
- a CDS encoding c-type cytochrome, with protein sequence MESSAFNKYAMAFLATVFVVMSAGILSDAFFDSHAPEKPGYIIQAAEPEAGGAGGEAAPAAAVPVATLLASADATRGEAVFKRCQACHTGEKDGANKVGPNLWDIVDRPIATHPGFAYSGPMKDFSKGGQEKWTYDHLNHFLTSPKAYIKGTAMGFAGDKKDNERSDLIAYLRTLSDSPKPLPTADAAAAPAGDAAKPADGAAKPAEGAAPAAPAGEKPADGAAPAAPAQPAPAN encoded by the coding sequence ATGGAATCGAGCGCATTCAACAAATATGCCATGGCGTTTCTGGCAACCGTTTTCGTTGTCATGTCGGCAGGCATCCTGTCCGATGCTTTTTTCGATTCTCACGCACCTGAAAAGCCCGGTTACATCATCCAGGCCGCCGAGCCCGAGGCTGGCGGCGCAGGCGGTGAAGCCGCCCCTGCAGCTGCTGTGCCGGTTGCAACGCTCCTCGCTTCCGCCGATGCCACGCGCGGCGAAGCAGTCTTCAAGCGCTGCCAGGCCTGCCATACCGGTGAAAAGGACGGGGCGAACAAAGTAGGCCCGAATCTCTGGGACATCGTCGACCGCCCGATCGCAACGCATCCGGGCTTTGCCTATTCGGGCCCGATGAAGGATTTCTCAAAAGGCGGTCAGGAGAAGTGGACCTATGATCATCTAAACCACTTCCTGACTTCGCCGAAGGCCTACATCAAAGGCACGGCCATGGGCTTCGCCGGCGACAAGAAGGACAATGAGCGCTCCGATCTGATCGCCTATCTGCGCACGCTGTCCGATAGTCCTAAGCCGCTGCCCACTGCTGACGCAGCTGCCGCGCCAGCAGGCGATGCGGCGAAGCCCGCGGACGGTGCAGCCAAGCCGGCTGAAGGTGCCGCTCCCGCCGCGCCCGCAGGTGAAAAGCCCGCCGATGGCGCAGCACCTGCTGCTCCGGCTCAGCCAGCGCCCGCCAACTGA
- a CDS encoding extracellular solute-binding protein, with product MRFRPFVASLAFLAVATAGAVQIAQAAEPEWRTGTSLLGELKYGADFKHYDYVNPDAPKGGTLNQTSEGSFDSLNPYVVQGTPAAGLGALGGGQLYDTLMSQSLDQVGTNYPLIAQSVAYPDDFSWVKFKLNPAAKWHDGKPITVDDVIWSFNVLKAQSPLYNKYYHDVVKAEKTGDGEVTFTFTSGGNRELPNIMGDLVVLPKHWWEGTDASGKKRDITKPTMEIPLGSSAYKIESVVPGKTIVWSRVENYWGKNLPVNVGRNNFDHIRYEYFRDQNASWEAFKKGGFEDYRGEASIGRWMRGYDFPAVARGDVIKAMFPLRSSGRMQGFLINTRRDKFKDPKVREALNWAYDFESMSKNLFFGQYKRINSYFAGSELASSGLPSGKELDILETVKGEVPEEVFTKEFKLPVYDTPQSQRDNLRHAVQLLKAAGYDQKNGKLVNTQTGQPLNIEFLADDPSAERFIGPFMANLRKLGIDAQIRVVDSAQYTSRLNDFDFDITTPNVVMAQSLSPGNEQRDFWSSAAADSPGSRNYMGIKNPAIDKLVDRVIFAKDRDELVAATHALDRVLLWNYYVVPQWYDDRIKIAYWNKFGMPEKQPEYTGIDPFSWWIDTAKEQALKARAE from the coding sequence TTGCGATTTCGTCCCTTTGTTGCCAGCCTCGCTTTCCTTGCCGTCGCTACCGCTGGGGCTGTCCAGATAGCTCAGGCCGCAGAACCGGAGTGGCGGACCGGGACAAGCCTTCTTGGCGAACTAAAATACGGTGCCGACTTCAAGCACTACGATTATGTCAATCCGGATGCACCCAAGGGCGGAACGCTGAATCAGACCAGCGAGGGCAGTTTCGACAGCCTCAACCCTTACGTCGTCCAGGGTACGCCTGCTGCAGGGTTGGGTGCGCTGGGCGGTGGCCAGCTGTACGATACATTGATGAGCCAATCCCTTGATCAGGTCGGGACAAACTATCCGCTGATCGCTCAATCCGTCGCCTATCCCGACGACTTTTCCTGGGTCAAGTTCAAGCTCAATCCCGCCGCGAAATGGCACGACGGCAAGCCCATTACCGTCGATGACGTGATCTGGTCCTTCAATGTCTTGAAGGCGCAAAGCCCGCTTTACAACAAATATTATCATGACGTTGTAAAGGCCGAAAAAACTGGCGACGGCGAGGTAACCTTCACTTTTACCAGCGGCGGCAACAGGGAACTGCCGAATATCATGGGCGATCTTGTCGTCCTGCCCAAACACTGGTGGGAAGGGACAGACGCCTCCGGCAAGAAACGCGATATTACCAAGCCGACAATGGAGATCCCGCTTGGATCTTCGGCCTACAAGATCGAGAGCGTTGTTCCGGGTAAAACGATTGTCTGGAGCCGTGTCGAAAACTATTGGGGCAAGAACCTCCCAGTCAATGTCGGCCGCAATAATTTCGACCATATCCGCTATGAGTACTTCCGCGACCAGAATGCTTCCTGGGAGGCCTTCAAAAAAGGCGGCTTCGAGGATTATCGTGGCGAAGCAAGCATTGGGCGCTGGATGCGCGGTTATGATTTTCCCGCTGTCGCGCGCGGTGACGTCATCAAGGCAATGTTTCCGCTCCGCTCATCGGGCCGCATGCAGGGATTCCTGATCAATACCAGGCGCGACAAGTTCAAGGACCCGAAAGTACGCGAAGCCTTGAACTGGGCCTACGATTTCGAAAGCATGAGCAAGAACCTGTTTTTTGGCCAGTACAAGCGCATCAACAGCTATTTTGCTGGTTCTGAACTCGCTTCTAGCGGCTTGCCGAGTGGCAAGGAGCTCGATATCCTGGAGACTGTCAAAGGCGAAGTGCCAGAGGAAGTCTTCACCAAGGAATTCAAGCTCCCGGTCTACGACACGCCGCAATCGCAGCGGGATAATCTGCGCCATGCCGTTCAGCTTCTGAAAGCGGCTGGTTATGACCAGAAGAATGGAAAGCTCGTCAATACACAAACGGGACAGCCATTGAACATCGAGTTTCTGGCAGATGATCCCTCGGCTGAACGCTTTATCGGGCCGTTCATGGCCAATCTGCGCAAGCTCGGCATCGATGCTCAGATTCGCGTCGTGGATAGTGCACAATACACTTCCCGGCTCAACGATTTCGATTTTGATATCACGACACCAAACGTCGTCATGGCTCAAAGCCTGTCGCCAGGAAATGAGCAGCGCGACTTCTGGAGTTCGGCTGCAGCGGACTCGCCGGGAAGCCGGAACTACATGGGCATCAAGAACCCGGCTATCGACAAGCTCGTCGACCGGGTGATTTTTGCAAAGGATCGCGATGAGCTTGTCGCGGCCACGCATGCGCTCGACCGGGTGCTGCTCTGGAATTATTACGTGGTCCCGCAATGGTACGATGACCGGATAAAAATCGCCTATTGGAACAAGTTCGGCATGCCGGAGAAGCAACCTGAATATACCGGAATCGACCCTTTCTCGTGGTGGATCGATACCGCCAAGGAACAGGCTCTGAAGGCGCGCGCCGAATGA
- a CDS encoding extracellular solute-binding protein, which yields MTRPTRRDVLKISSATILTAMVPRLALSEVATDVPLHGLSAFGELKYPKDFRHFDYASPDAPKGGTFAFSPWSWFFNQSTQTFNTLNSFSPKGDAPPRMELCFDTLMESALDEPDSIYGLVAEAVTVSADRNTFTFKLRSEARFHDGSPLTAHDVVFSYQTIQKKGHPSLLLLLTEMKEIVAVDDHTLRISFTGKHSDRAILDIASTMPILSKAWYATRDFDASTLEPPLASGPYRVGSVSVGQRIEYERVEDYWGQDLPVMRGFNHFGRIRIDFYRDRQPEFEAFKKGDIFFRLESTAKTWATEYTFPAIQQKRVIKRDFSGEKRPQMQAWALNQRREHFRDPRVREAIALCFDFEWTQKNLFYGRYDRSQSLFEQSDFRATGKPSPEELALMEPFRDKLPATIFNEALLQAPSDGSGRDRKNLRRASELLAEAGFKRDGNQLVDAGGKPLNIEMLIQAEVFTRVYSPFINNLKAIGVNAILRLVDPSQYQLRLQDFDFDMMGIAYMLDATPTRESLEIMFGSKAASVAGSWNFPGTADPIVDALIAKVSEAHSRTELIAILRVLDRLLRIRRDWIPNWYAANHPIAYWDMFGFKEPKPDYGFPVETLWWLDEAKAKAIGKI from the coding sequence ATGACGCGACCTACTCGCCGCGATGTCCTGAAAATATCAAGCGCGACGATCCTGACGGCAATGGTGCCCCGCCTTGCGCTGTCGGAAGTCGCAACCGATGTGCCGCTGCATGGCCTTTCAGCATTTGGCGAGCTGAAATATCCCAAAGATTTCAGACATTTCGACTATGCCAGTCCCGATGCCCCAAAGGGCGGCACCTTCGCCTTCTCGCCATGGAGCTGGTTTTTCAACCAGTCGACGCAGACCTTCAATACGCTGAACAGCTTCTCGCCCAAGGGCGATGCGCCGCCGCGCATGGAGCTGTGTTTTGACACGTTGATGGAATCAGCGCTGGACGAGCCAGACTCGATATATGGACTGGTGGCAGAGGCGGTCACCGTCTCCGCCGACCGCAATACATTCACCTTCAAACTCCGCTCCGAAGCCCGGTTCCACGATGGCTCGCCCCTCACCGCGCATGATGTGGTTTTCAGCTATCAGACGATACAGAAGAAGGGGCACCCTTCGCTTTTGTTACTGCTGACCGAGATGAAGGAGATCGTCGCTGTCGACGATCACACCCTGCGCATTAGCTTTACCGGCAAGCATTCCGACCGCGCCATCCTCGACATCGCCAGCACCATGCCGATCCTCTCGAAAGCTTGGTACGCCACGCGCGATTTCGATGCCTCGACGCTCGAGCCTCCCCTTGCCTCGGGACCTTACCGGGTCGGCAGCGTTTCGGTCGGCCAGCGTATCGAATATGAGCGCGTCGAGGATTACTGGGGACAAGACCTGCCGGTCATGCGCGGTTTCAACCATTTCGGCCGGATCAGGATCGATTTCTACCGCGACCGCCAGCCGGAGTTCGAAGCCTTCAAGAAAGGCGATATCTTTTTCCGTCTGGAATCCACGGCCAAGACATGGGCGACGGAATACACCTTTCCGGCAATCCAGCAGAAGCGAGTCATAAAGCGGGACTTTTCCGGTGAGAAACGCCCGCAGATGCAGGCCTGGGCGCTGAACCAGCGGCGCGAACATTTTCGCGATCCGCGTGTTCGCGAAGCCATCGCCTTGTGTTTCGACTTCGAGTGGACCCAGAAAAACTTGTTTTATGGCCGCTACGACCGTTCCCAATCGCTGTTCGAACAGTCGGATTTTCGCGCCACGGGAAAGCCTTCACCCGAAGAACTCGCGCTCATGGAGCCGTTCCGCGACAAGTTGCCCGCAACCATCTTCAACGAAGCGCTGTTGCAGGCTCCCTCCGATGGTTCGGGCCGCGATCGCAAGAACTTGCGCCGTGCTTCCGAACTTTTGGCGGAGGCCGGCTTCAAGCGAGACGGCAACCAGTTGGTCGATGCGGGCGGTAAACCACTTAACATTGAAATGCTCATTCAGGCCGAGGTTTTCACGCGAGTTTATTCACCCTTCATCAACAATCTCAAGGCAATAGGCGTCAACGCCATTTTGCGCCTTGTCGATCCCTCGCAATATCAGCTGCGCCTGCAAGATTTTGATTTCGACATGATGGGCATCGCCTATATGCTCGATGCCACCCCAACCCGCGAATCCCTGGAGATCATGTTCGGCTCGAAAGCCGCCAGCGTAGCGGGCTCGTGGAATTTTCCCGGCACCGCCGATCCAATTGTTGATGCGCTCATCGCGAAAGTCAGCGAGGCGCACTCCCGTACGGAATTGATTGCAATCTTGCGTGTTCTTGATCGGCTCTTGCGTATAAGACGCGACTGGATTCCAAATTGGTATGCAGCGAATCATCCGATCGCCTATTGGGACATGTTCGGCTTCAAGGAGCCGAAACCCGATTACGGTTTTCCGGTTGAGACGTTGTGGTGGCTCGACGAAGCAAAGGCAAAGGCAATTGGCAAGATTTGA
- a CDS encoding microcin C ABC transporter permease YejB: MGAYILRRLVLMVPTLFGVLLVCFVIVQFVPGGPVQRIIGQLTGQGGNAMDRIGGGGADFGQSQDQLGLGEGNSKYRGAQGLDPAFIASLEKQFGLDKPPLERFGLLMWNYVRFDFGRSYFRDISVIDLIQEKLPVSISLGLWMTLLSYMISIPLGIRKAIKDGSTFDIWTSGVIIVGYAIPGFLFGIMLIVFFAGGSFFDWFPLRGLTSNNFSQLSLFGKIVDYAWHLALPLTAMLLSAFATTTLLTKNSFLDEIRKQYVTTARAKGLSEHKILYGHVFRNAMLIVISGFPSAFISIFFTGQLLIEAIFSLDGLGLLGYESIINRDYPVVIATVYIFALVGVVVSLLSDLLYTWIDPRIDFERRDV, encoded by the coding sequence ATGGGAGCCTATATCCTTCGCCGCCTCGTTTTGATGGTTCCGACGCTGTTCGGGGTTTTACTTGTCTGCTTTGTCATTGTGCAGTTTGTCCCTGGCGGTCCGGTACAGCGCATTATCGGTCAGCTGACTGGTCAGGGCGGTAATGCCATGGACCGCATTGGTGGTGGCGGTGCGGATTTCGGTCAGAGTCAGGATCAGCTTGGCCTTGGCGAGGGCAACTCAAAATATCGCGGCGCACAGGGCTTAGACCCCGCATTCATCGCCAGTCTGGAAAAGCAATTCGGCCTCGACAAGCCTCCGCTGGAGCGCTTCGGTCTTCTGATGTGGAATTATGTGCGCTTCGATTTCGGCAGGAGCTATTTTCGCGATATCAGCGTCATCGATCTGATCCAGGAAAAGCTTCCGGTCTCCATATCGCTCGGCCTATGGATGACATTGCTCTCCTATATGATCTCGATTCCCCTCGGCATACGCAAGGCAATCAAAGACGGCTCGACCTTTGATATATGGACCAGCGGCGTCATCATCGTCGGCTATGCGATCCCGGGTTTTCTCTTCGGTATCATGCTGATCGTTTTCTTCGCAGGCGGCTCGTTCTTCGACTGGTTTCCGTTACGCGGGCTGACCTCGAACAATTTCTCGCAGCTCTCGCTTTTTGGCAAGATCGTCGACTATGCATGGCATCTGGCGCTACCGCTGACCGCGATGCTGCTTTCTGCTTTTGCCACAACGACGCTGCTTACCAAGAACTCGTTCCTCGACGAAATCCGCAAGCAGTATGTGACGACGGCGCGCGCCAAGGGTCTCAGCGAGCACAAGATCCTTTATGGCCACGTCTTCCGCAACGCCATGCTCATCGTGATTTCTGGCTTTCCCAGCGCCTTCATTTCAATCTTTTTCACCGGCCAGCTTTTGATCGAGGCGATCTTCTCGCTCGATGGGCTGGGATTGTTGGGCTATGAATCAATCATCAACCGCGATTATCCGGTGGTGATTGCCACGGTCTATATTTTCGCACTTGTCGGCGTTGTCGTCAGTCTCCTCTCCGATCTTCTCTATACGTGGATCGATCCGCGGATCGATTTCGAGCGGAGGGACGTCTGA